The Carnobacterium mobile DSM 4848 genome includes a window with the following:
- a CDS encoding YneF family protein has translation MNTGLAIFLIILALVAGLVAGFFLARKYMMDYFQKNPPINEDTLRMLMMQMGQKPSEKKIKQMMASMKVQSEKKNKKK, from the coding sequence ATGAATACAGGTTTAGCAATATTTTTAATTATTCTTGCATTAGTAGCAGGTTTAGTTGCCGGATTTTTCTTGGCAAGAAAATACATGATGGATTACTTCCAAAAAAACCCACCAATTAATGAAGATACTTTACGTATGTTGATGATGCAAATGGGCCAAAAACCATCTGAAAAGAAAATCAAACAAATGATGGCTTCAATGAAAGTCCAATCTGAAAAAAAGAATAAAAAGAAGTAA
- a CDS encoding ABC transporter ATP-binding protein — translation MGVYKKLGWFFKQEKKAYITGVSFLIFVSLLQLLPPRILGIVIDHIKQGTLTKAILIQWLIILTVTAVTQYLFRYVWRMNIWGTSAKLERILRKRLFDHFTAMDASFFQKYRTGDLMAHATNDLNAIRNVAGGGILTFVDSIITGGITVVAMMIVVDWRLTLIALIPLPFLGLASRILGSKLHERFRRAQAAFSHMNDKTQESISGMKVIKTFGQENEDIEEFKSKTAQVVVENRKVYKIDSLFDPVMTFIIGISYILTITLGGHMVMTNVITIGDFVTFINYIAMLVWPMFAIGRLFNILERGSASYDRVDRILQEKSKIIENPHAIETAITGDIHYNIEKFCYPKKTTTVLENIHFDLKRGQTLGVVGKTGSGKTTIFKLLLREYDRYKGQITYGDHDIRDYSLNALLQHIGYVPQDQFLFSTSIKENIRFADQDLDQAMVEHVARLTAVHEDILEMEQGYDTLVGERGVSLSGGQKQRLAIARALIINPELLILDDALSAVDAKTEEAILAALKKERSEQTTIIAAHRISSVLHADEIIVVEDGKITERGTHLELLALNGWYKEMYDKQQLERNVKGGTD, via the coding sequence GTGGGAGTCTATAAAAAATTAGGTTGGTTCTTTAAACAAGAAAAAAAGGCATATATTACTGGAGTCAGTTTTTTGATTTTTGTTTCGCTACTACAATTGCTGCCGCCGAGAATTTTGGGAATTGTCATTGACCACATCAAGCAAGGGACGTTAACAAAAGCCATCTTGATTCAATGGCTGATTATTTTAACTGTAACAGCTGTTACACAATATCTTTTTCGTTATGTCTGGCGAATGAATATATGGGGAACTTCTGCTAAGTTAGAACGAATATTAAGGAAAAGATTATTTGATCATTTTACGGCCATGGACGCTAGCTTTTTTCAAAAATACCGTACTGGTGATTTGATGGCTCATGCGACTAATGATTTAAATGCGATACGAAACGTTGCAGGAGGAGGAATCTTAACTTTTGTAGATTCAATTATTACAGGGGGAATAACGGTTGTGGCGATGATGATCGTAGTAGATTGGCGTTTAACGTTAATTGCGTTGATTCCACTGCCTTTTTTAGGACTGGCCTCTCGTATACTAGGTTCAAAGCTTCATGAACGTTTTCGCAGAGCTCAAGCCGCTTTTTCGCATATGAATGATAAAACACAAGAAAGCATCTCGGGAATGAAAGTGATCAAAACTTTTGGGCAAGAAAACGAAGACATTGAAGAATTTAAGAGTAAAACAGCTCAAGTAGTTGTTGAAAATAGAAAAGTTTATAAAATTGATTCGCTATTTGATCCTGTAATGACCTTTATTATTGGAATTTCTTATATTTTGACCATCACATTAGGCGGGCATATGGTCATGACAAATGTAATTACAATTGGAGACTTTGTGACGTTCATTAACTACATTGCGATGCTGGTTTGGCCAATGTTCGCTATTGGACGACTATTTAATATTTTAGAGCGCGGAAGTGCGAGTTACGACCGAGTGGATCGTATTTTACAGGAAAAGTCTAAGATCATTGAAAATCCTCACGCCATTGAAACGGCTATCACAGGAGATATCCACTACAATATTGAAAAGTTTTGTTATCCTAAAAAGACAACGACCGTTTTAGAAAATATTCATTTTGATTTAAAACGTGGTCAAACACTTGGAGTAGTTGGAAAAACAGGTTCAGGAAAAACCACGATATTTAAATTATTATTACGAGAATATGACCGCTACAAAGGTCAGATAACTTATGGAGACCATGATATTAGAGATTATTCATTAAATGCCTTGCTGCAGCATATTGGATATGTGCCGCAAGACCAATTTTTATTTTCAACTAGTATCAAAGAAAATATCCGTTTTGCTGACCAAGACCTTGATCAAGCAATGGTAGAACACGTTGCCAGACTGACCGCTGTTCACGAAGATATTTTAGAGATGGAACAAGGCTACGATACTTTAGTAGGTGAACGAGGGGTTTCTTTATCTGGCGGACAAAAACAACGTTTAGCCATAGCTCGTGCTTTGATCATCAATCCTGAGCTATTAATTTTAGATGATGCACTTTCAGCAGTCGATGCCAAAACAGAGGAAGCGATTTTAGCAGCTTTGAAAAAGGAACGTTCTGAACAAACAACAATCATCGCTGCTCACCGTATTAGCAGTGTATTGCATGCAGATGAAATTATTGTAGTTGAAGATGGTAAGATCACTGAGCGAGGGACTCACCTGGAATTGCTTGCTCTTAATGGCTGGTACAAAGAAATGTATGATAAACAACAATTAGAACGAAATGTCAAAGGAGGGACAGACTAA
- a CDS encoding ABC transporter ATP-binding protein: protein MEQNTNWSQSIPFKEQIKVVKRIFSFGAPFKSRFFMGIFFGVLLAITNVILPRILQTFMDDYLATQTATTRIIAFFALAYFGVTLIKIIVWYLNLYLFNLASEKTIENIRNKIFSKLHTLGMRFYDQTPAGSIVTRVTNDTETIKEFWEVFLTVLQGVFGVVASFVAMAFLNLKITLWIMLFIPALLVVVWYYQKYSSTIYRSMREKLSVLNTKLAESISGMSIIQQFRQEKRLQKDFEKTNSSYFDSRYAMVKANALLLGPIINLLDTLALVVVLSFFGYDALNGAVGVGVIYAFTSYVRNFFNPMVRMMDSLSIFQDGIVSSSRVLKVLDNQELTPQQAADSHAKVKEGKIEFKNVSFSYDGKKKVLNNITFTAHPGETVALVGHTGSGKSSIINVMMRFYEFFEGEILIDGISIKKYPIEELRSKMGLVLQDSFLFYGTIKDNIRLKNPAISDRQIEAAAQFVQADTFIEQLPDQYDSKVIERGASYSSGQKQLISFASTIVTDPKILILDEATANIDTETEALIQEGLIRMRQGRTTLAIAHRLSTIRDADMILVLDHGEIIERGTHDELVEKNGVYHEMYRLQNSGLVD, encoded by the coding sequence ATGGAACAAAATACAAATTGGTCACAGTCCATTCCATTTAAAGAACAAATTAAAGTAGTGAAAAGAATATTTTCTTTTGGCGCTCCTTTTAAAAGCCGGTTTTTTATGGGAATATTCTTTGGGGTGTTGCTGGCTATAACAAATGTTATCCTGCCCCGTATCTTACAAACCTTTATGGACGATTATTTAGCGACTCAGACAGCCACGACCCGCATCATCGCTTTTTTTGCACTAGCTTATTTTGGAGTAACCCTCATCAAAATCATTGTTTGGTATCTAAATTTATATTTATTTAATTTAGCATCAGAAAAAACAATTGAGAATATTCGGAATAAAATTTTCTCGAAATTGCATACGTTGGGAATGAGATTTTATGATCAAACACCAGCGGGTTCAATCGTAACGCGTGTAACAAACGATACGGAAACCATCAAAGAATTTTGGGAAGTTTTCCTAACTGTTTTACAAGGTGTTTTTGGAGTGGTAGCTTCTTTTGTTGCGATGGCATTTTTAAATTTAAAAATTACGCTGTGGATCATGTTGTTTATTCCAGCACTCTTAGTGGTTGTCTGGTACTATCAAAAATACAGTTCAACTATTTACCGCAGTATGCGTGAAAAACTTAGCGTATTGAATACAAAATTAGCTGAGTCTATTTCAGGAATGAGTATCATTCAACAGTTCCGTCAAGAAAAAAGGCTGCAAAAAGATTTTGAAAAAACCAACAGCTCCTACTTTGATTCTCGTTATGCTATGGTTAAGGCTAATGCTTTGTTGCTTGGCCCGATTATTAACTTATTGGATACACTCGCGCTGGTTGTAGTATTGAGTTTCTTTGGTTATGATGCCCTTAATGGAGCAGTAGGAGTCGGAGTTATTTATGCATTTACATCTTATGTACGAAACTTCTTCAATCCAATGGTACGGATGATGGACAGCTTAAGTATTTTTCAAGATGGGATTGTCTCTAGCAGCAGAGTTTTGAAGGTTTTAGATAATCAAGAACTAACACCGCAACAAGCAGCAGACAGTCATGCGAAAGTTAAAGAAGGAAAAATTGAATTCAAAAATGTCAGCTTTTCTTATGATGGAAAGAAAAAAGTGTTGAACAATATTACTTTTACTGCTCATCCTGGAGAAACAGTAGCACTCGTTGGACATACAGGGAGCGGGAAAAGCTCAATCATTAATGTGATGATGCGGTTTTATGAATTCTTTGAAGGAGAAATCTTAATTGATGGCATCTCGATAAAAAAATATCCTATTGAAGAGTTGAGAAGTAAAATGGGGTTGGTTTTACAAGACTCTTTCTTATTTTATGGAACCATCAAAGACAATATTCGTTTGAAGAATCCAGCTATCTCTGATCGTCAAATTGAAGCTGCGGCACAATTTGTTCAAGCGGATACTTTTATTGAACAATTACCTGATCAGTATGATTCAAAAGTAATTGAAAGAGGGGCCAGTTATTCTAGCGGGCAAAAACAATTAATTTCATTTGCCAGTACGATCGTAACCGACCCTAAAATCCTGATTCTGGATGAAGCAACTGCTAATATTGATACAGAAACGGAAGCTTTAATTCAGGAAGGACTTATCAGAATGCGCCAAGGCCGCACGACATTAGCAATTGCACATCGATTATCCACGATTCGCGATGCCGATATGATTTTAGTTTTAGATCACGGTGAAATTATCGAACGCGGAACTCATGATGAATTAGTTGAAAAAAACGGTGTTTATCATGAAATGTACCGGCTGCAGAATAGTGGTCTAGTGGATTAG
- a CDS encoding lysophospholipid acyltransferase family protein, with translation MFFRTLRSIVRFLLLLLNGNAHYQNREKLPKEGTFILVAPHRTWIDPLYLVLAASPHEFAFMAKKELFKNPILGWIIRHAHAFPVDRENPGPSAIKTPVKILKQGHLNLGIFPTGTRHSSELKGGAITIAKLSGVPIVPAVYQGPLTLAKLVTRKRVTVRFGDPIVIDRNTKLSKDKLKEIEGQMQQAFDQLDHEIDPSYTYKIEP, from the coding sequence TTGTTTTTTAGAACATTACGCAGTATAGTCAGGTTCCTTTTATTACTTTTAAACGGGAACGCACATTATCAGAATAGAGAAAAATTACCTAAAGAAGGTACGTTCATTCTCGTAGCTCCTCATAGGACATGGATCGATCCGCTTTACTTGGTCTTGGCAGCAAGTCCTCATGAATTTGCTTTTATGGCAAAAAAAGAACTATTCAAAAACCCGATTTTAGGCTGGATCATCCGGCATGCACATGCTTTCCCTGTTGATCGGGAAAATCCAGGACCGAGTGCTATCAAAACACCGGTAAAAATATTAAAACAAGGTCATTTAAATTTAGGTATTTTCCCAACAGGTACAAGACATTCTTCCGAACTTAAAGGAGGAGCTATTACCATTGCAAAACTAAGCGGAGTACCGATCGTCCCGGCTGTTTACCAAGGCCCCTTAACTCTTGCTAAACTAGTGACACGGAAACGTGTAACTGTACGTTTTGGCGATCCTATCGTTATTGACCGGAACACTAAATTGTCAAAAGATAAATTGAAAGAAATTGAAGGACAAATGCAACAAGCTTTTGATCAATTAGATCATGAAATCGATCCATCTTATACTTATAAAATCGAACCTTAA
- a CDS encoding DEAD/DEAH box helicase has product MKWSIPERVIDEGRKYVADKRVLSLNSIFEKKIWTAEVMGNEIYRIELDGTTKEEDFCECNYWKEHGYCKHTVAVELELRDRGISRVMTEENAKEVAADSPSPGQELTESFTRIFLNEHRESLSASQKDQTLELEYKIEMKPLSTALVRSKSEVFALSIRAGIDKLYIVKDLPGFFDSYLSKSIFELKADQSIDFKQIHLSEADRNIMDFLQKQAYSNQLISGNQKETTLLTNNKRYLVLAPILAELTVQMLQESGNLQFINGKNKYKTIVFVENQLPVSFELFQNKGTVTLNTLNLVDVYLEEYQWFVADNIVFQPSKEQLRASQPLFYFLQRYDGKDIEILPQNMPDFTAYVMPMLTKIGEVAIDEELKNSFIQEPLKTTIYFKYEKDTVHATVEFNYKQLVLSTNPEENQLPDVGVQIIRDSQKEMQILNRLKEFNYHRTQTSYAKRMVRDDDFYTLFTKEIPILELDATVYVDDLLDSMFLDQIDPETNIDIQNDGSLLDIRFDIGGITSEEVDKVLKSLSEKKSFHKLDNGTLIDLDTDDFKQISDVLNELRISKNFQNGKISLPSYRGLELHEKFGLEEKNKQTLSRKFQDLIQDLNFPDQFDAVLPKGLQADLRPYQVTGYKWLKMLSKYGFGGILADDMGLGKTLQVIAYMLSEIEENGKNDPFLIVAPASLTYNWHYEIMKFAPAMESFVVTGTAEERTAMIQAAQSNQVLITSYPSFRQDADIYKKQRFSLLTLDESQMVKNYHTKTAQALRGLNIKKRFALSGTPIENKIEELWAIFQLIMPGFFPGIKQFKTLPYEQISKMIRPFVLRRIKKDVLKELPEKIETNLYSSMTKEQKTVYLAYLQRIQESVQNMSGEDFRKNRIEILSGLTRLRQICCDPRLFLEDYEGESGKLEQLKELLETARESGKRVLIFSQFTSMLSIIEKELAESGIDTFYISGQTKPKDRLEMVNRFNDGEKEIFLISLKAGGTGLNLTGADTVILYDLWWNPAVEEQAAGRAHRLGQKKVVEVWRLIAEGTIEEKINSLQQEKKALFDQVITAEGGDQKSLTQLTEADIREILSIGS; this is encoded by the coding sequence ATGAAATGGAGCATTCCAGAACGTGTTATTGATGAGGGCAGAAAGTATGTGGCAGACAAACGAGTTCTTTCACTTAATTCAATTTTTGAGAAAAAAATTTGGACTGCTGAAGTTATGGGAAATGAAATTTATCGTATTGAATTAGACGGTACAACTAAAGAAGAAGATTTTTGTGAATGCAATTATTGGAAAGAACATGGGTATTGTAAACATACAGTAGCTGTTGAACTAGAATTGAGAGACCGGGGAATCAGCCGGGTAATGACCGAGGAAAATGCAAAAGAAGTTGCTGCAGATTCACCAAGTCCAGGACAAGAATTAACGGAGTCATTTACACGCATCTTTCTAAATGAACACAGAGAATCGCTCTCGGCTTCTCAAAAAGACCAAACATTAGAACTTGAATACAAAATTGAAATGAAACCATTGAGCACAGCACTTGTTCGTTCTAAAAGTGAAGTTTTTGCATTGAGCATTCGCGCAGGGATCGATAAACTCTATATTGTTAAAGACTTACCTGGTTTTTTTGACAGTTATTTATCTAAAAGCATATTCGAATTAAAAGCTGATCAAAGCATTGATTTTAAGCAAATTCACTTATCAGAAGCAGATAGAAATATTATGGATTTTCTTCAAAAGCAAGCCTACTCTAACCAATTAATCAGCGGCAACCAGAAGGAAACGACTTTATTGACAAACAACAAACGGTATTTGGTTTTAGCGCCTATTTTGGCAGAGTTAACGGTCCAAATGTTGCAAGAGAGCGGAAATTTACAATTTATAAATGGAAAAAACAAATATAAAACTATTGTTTTTGTTGAAAACCAACTTCCTGTTTCTTTTGAGTTATTTCAAAATAAAGGGACGGTTACCTTAAATACTTTGAATTTAGTTGATGTTTACTTGGAAGAATACCAATGGTTTGTTGCAGATAACATTGTTTTTCAACCTTCAAAAGAACAATTGCGTGCTAGTCAACCTTTATTCTACTTTTTACAGCGGTATGATGGGAAAGACATAGAAATACTTCCTCAAAACATGCCGGATTTCACTGCATATGTCATGCCAATGCTGACTAAAATAGGAGAAGTAGCCATTGATGAGGAATTGAAAAATTCCTTTATTCAAGAACCACTAAAAACGACTATTTATTTTAAATATGAAAAAGATACAGTGCATGCAACAGTAGAATTTAATTATAAACAACTTGTTTTATCTACAAATCCTGAAGAGAATCAATTACCTGATGTAGGCGTTCAAATTATACGCGATAGCCAAAAAGAAATGCAGATACTAAATCGCTTAAAAGAATTTAATTACCATCGAACTCAAACGTCTTACGCAAAACGAATGGTGCGTGACGATGACTTTTATACTTTATTTACCAAAGAAATACCGATACTGGAGCTTGATGCAACGGTTTATGTAGATGATTTATTAGATAGCATGTTTTTAGACCAGATTGATCCTGAAACAAATATTGACATTCAAAATGATGGCTCTTTATTGGATATACGCTTTGATATCGGCGGAATTACTTCGGAAGAAGTAGATAAGGTCTTAAAAAGTTTAAGTGAAAAGAAATCTTTCCATAAATTAGATAACGGGACCTTGATCGATTTGGATACAGATGATTTTAAACAAATTAGCGATGTGTTGAATGAGCTGCGTATTTCAAAGAACTTTCAAAATGGAAAAATCAGCTTGCCAAGTTATCGGGGATTAGAGTTACATGAAAAATTTGGCTTAGAAGAAAAGAACAAACAAACTTTATCTAGAAAATTTCAAGACTTGATTCAAGATTTGAATTTTCCAGATCAATTTGACGCGGTCCTTCCTAAAGGGTTACAAGCTGATCTAAGACCTTACCAAGTTACTGGGTATAAATGGTTAAAAATGCTTTCCAAGTATGGTTTCGGCGGTATTTTAGCTGATGATATGGGACTGGGTAAAACTCTTCAAGTTATCGCATATATGCTTTCTGAGATTGAAGAAAATGGAAAAAACGATCCTTTCCTAATCGTTGCACCTGCTTCCTTGACGTATAACTGGCATTACGAAATCATGAAATTCGCACCTGCTATGGAAAGTTTCGTTGTGACCGGAACAGCAGAAGAAAGAACTGCTATGATTCAAGCTGCTCAATCAAACCAAGTTTTAATCACGTCTTACCCTAGTTTTAGACAAGATGCAGACATTTATAAAAAACAAAGGTTTAGTCTCTTGACGTTAGATGAATCTCAAATGGTTAAAAATTACCATACTAAGACAGCACAAGCATTAAGAGGATTAAATATAAAAAAACGATTCGCTTTAAGTGGTACACCGATTGAAAATAAGATTGAAGAATTATGGGCAATTTTCCAGTTGATCATGCCAGGATTTTTCCCGGGTATCAAACAATTTAAAACATTGCCTTATGAACAAATTTCAAAAATGATTCGTCCATTTGTATTGCGGCGAATCAAAAAAGATGTTTTAAAAGAATTGCCTGAAAAAATAGAAACAAATCTGTATAGCTCGATGACAAAAGAACAAAAGACAGTGTATTTGGCTTACTTGCAACGAATTCAAGAGAGCGTTCAGAACATGTCAGGAGAAGATTTCAGAAAAAATCGGATAGAGATTTTATCCGGCTTAACAAGGTTGCGTCAAATTTGTTGTGATCCAAGATTATTCCTTGAAGACTATGAAGGAGAATCAGGTAAATTAGAACAATTAAAAGAATTATTGGAAACAGCCAGAGAAAGCGGCAAACGTGTCTTGATTTTTTCTCAATTCACTTCCATGCTATCCATTATTGAAAAAGAGCTTGCTGAAAGTGGAATAGATACATTTTATATCAGCGGGCAAACTAAGCCAAAAGACCGATTGGAAATGGTCAATCGTTTCAACGATGGCGAGAAAGAGATTTTCTTGATTTCGCTGAAAGCCGGAGGAACAGGATTGAACTTAACGGGTGCCGATACCGTGATTCTATATGACTTATGGTGGAACCCAGCTGTGGAAGAACAAGCCGCCGGTAGAGCTCACCGTTTAGGACAGAAGAAAGTCGTTGAAGTTTGGCGTTTAATAGCAGAAGGAACGATCGAGGAGAAGATCAATTCACTGCAACAAGAGAAGAAAGCCTTATTTGATCAAGTGATAACAGCTGAAGGCGGAGATCAAAAATCCTTGACCCAATTAACAGAAGCAGATATTCGTGAAATCTTAAGCATTGGAAGCTAG
- a CDS encoding ISNCY family transposase, with translation MNEDKKYKVIKAVAEKRKEKKRACVELGLSTRQVNRLIQDYQKGGKAIFSHGNRGKTAKHALPKETKKQVVELYQSFKIQPNVKHFTEILKEDYDICYTDTTIRRILYQANILSPKTQRKTRKKIKARIKAKSMKGEKKAENPLVPRAEDQMELPEKSHPSRPRKKYQGELIQMDASSYNWFGKEVTHLHLAIDAASGNIVGAYFDTQETLKGYYHVLNQILTKQGIPLAFLTDKRTVFEYTSKAMRAVEEDTFTQFGFACHQLGIEIRTSSIPQAKGRVERLNGTVQSRLPVDLELAGIQSIEEANHFLMKWVRTFNKKFGHKTKESIYEKAPTKSEINLLLARVANRKVDSGHHIRYQNNYYLPTEGSEDKYFTRKSKVLIIEAFNGDIYVNIAEKIYTTRSLKEHDYYSKEFDPIPEQKKERRQYIPPQSHPWKLESFKRYLRSVGKTLEEYEAEQTA, from the coding sequence ATGAATGAAGATAAAAAATATAAAGTAATAAAAGCTGTTGCAGAAAAAAGAAAGGAAAAAAAGAGAGCTTGTGTTGAACTTGGGCTCTCGACGAGGCAAGTCAACAGATTGATTCAAGACTATCAAAAAGGAGGAAAAGCTATTTTTTCACACGGTAACAGAGGAAAAACGGCTAAGCACGCTTTGCCAAAGGAAACAAAAAAACAAGTGGTCGAGCTCTATCAAAGTTTTAAGATACAGCCTAATGTGAAGCATTTTACTGAAATTCTGAAGGAGGATTATGACATCTGTTACACCGATACGACTATTCGTCGTATTTTATATCAAGCGAATATTTTATCACCTAAAACCCAAAGAAAAACGCGTAAGAAAATAAAAGCTCGAATCAAAGCTAAATCGATGAAAGGAGAAAAAAAGGCTGAGAACCCATTGGTTCCAAGAGCCGAAGATCAAATGGAGTTACCCGAAAAAAGCCATCCCAGCCGTCCTAGAAAGAAATATCAGGGGGAGCTTATTCAAATGGATGCCAGTTCCTATAACTGGTTTGGTAAAGAGGTGACACATCTTCATTTAGCTATTGATGCCGCTTCTGGTAATATCGTTGGGGCTTATTTCGATACGCAAGAAACACTCAAGGGTTATTATCATGTGCTCAATCAGATTCTAACGAAACAAGGCATTCCCTTAGCTTTTTTGACAGATAAACGAACGGTTTTTGAATACACATCAAAAGCCATGAGAGCGGTTGAAGAAGATACATTTACCCAGTTCGGGTTTGCCTGTCATCAACTCGGTATTGAGATTAGAACTTCATCTATTCCACAAGCTAAAGGACGTGTAGAGCGCTTAAACGGGACTGTTCAATCGCGACTTCCTGTAGATTTAGAATTAGCTGGAATACAATCTATTGAGGAAGCCAATCATTTTTTAATGAAATGGGTTAGAACTTTCAATAAGAAGTTTGGTCATAAAACGAAGGAATCCATTTATGAAAAGGCACCAACTAAATCTGAAATCAATTTGTTATTAGCACGAGTAGCGAATAGAAAAGTGGATAGTGGGCATCATATTCGTTATCAAAATAACTACTACCTGCCTACGGAAGGTAGTGAAGATAAATACTTCACACGAAAATCAAAGGTGCTAATTATCGAAGCGTTTAATGGAGATATCTATGTAAATATAGCTGAAAAAATATACACAACAAGGAGCCTGAAAGAGCATGACTATTACTCAAAAGAGTTTGATCCGATTCCAGAGCAAAAAAAAGAAAGACGCCAGTATATTCCCCCACAATCTCACCCGTGGAAACTAGAATCTTTCAAAAGATATCTTCGCAGTGTCGGAAAAACACTCGAAGAGTACGAAGCTGAACAAACAGCTTAA
- the rpsB gene encoding 30S ribosomal protein S2, protein MAVISMKQLLEAGVHFGHQTRRWNPKMKRFIFTERNGIYIIDLQKTVKLADAAYNYMKEVSENGGIALFVGTKKQAQEAIKEEAIRSGQFYVNHRWLGGTLTNWDTIQKRIKRLKEINKMEEDGTFEVLPKKEVGILLKQRDRLEKFLGGIQDMPRIPDVMFVVDPRKERIAIQEAHKLNIPIVAMVDTNCDPDEIDVIIPSNDDAIRAVKLITSKMADAMIEGNQGEDEVVEETFTAEAPATNETATIEEIVEAVEGDNAE, encoded by the coding sequence ATGGCAGTAATCTCAATGAAACAATTGCTTGAAGCAGGCGTACATTTTGGTCACCAAACTCGTCGTTGGAACCCTAAAATGAAACGTTTTATCTTTACAGAAAGAAACGGTATCTACATTATCGACTTACAAAAAACTGTTAAGTTAGCTGATGCAGCATACAATTACATGAAAGAAGTATCTGAAAACGGCGGAATCGCTTTATTCGTAGGTACTAAAAAACAAGCACAAGAAGCTATTAAAGAAGAAGCTATCCGTTCAGGACAATTCTATGTAAATCACCGTTGGTTAGGTGGAACATTGACAAACTGGGATACGATCCAAAAACGTATTAAACGTTTGAAAGAGATCAACAAAATGGAAGAAGACGGAACTTTTGAAGTCCTTCCTAAAAAAGAAGTAGGTATCTTACTAAAACAACGTGACCGTTTAGAAAAATTCTTAGGTGGAATTCAAGATATGCCTAGAATCCCAGACGTTATGTTTGTTGTAGATCCTCGTAAAGAACGTATTGCAATCCAAGAAGCGCATAAATTAAACATTCCAATCGTAGCTATGGTTGATACAAACTGTGATCCAGATGAAATTGATGTAATCATTCCATCTAATGATGACGCAATCCGCGCTGTTAAATTAATTACTTCTAAAATGGCTGACGCTATGATCGAAGGAAACCAAGGCGAAGATGAAGTTGTTGAAGAAACTTTCACAGCTGAAGCTCCTGCAACTAATGAAACAGCAACAATTGAAGAAATCGTTGAAGCAGTTGAAGGCGACAACGCAGAATAA
- the tsf gene encoding translation elongation factor Ts codes for MAQVTAKLVKELRDMTGVGMMDAKKALVAVDGDIDAAVDHLRETGLAKAAKKADRIAAEGLAGVFVDGNVAAITEINSETDFVSKNEQFQKLVKDVTEAIAEGNPETLEDAQALKAGDGTVESEVLSATTKIGEKIGLRRFARIEKTDADAFGAYSHMGGRIAVLTILEGTTDEDVARDVAMHIAAINPKYVSRDQVSQEEIDHETKVLTEQALNEGKPANIVEKMIVGRLNKYLAEISLLDQPFVKDPDMSVGKYVASKGASVKAFVRFEVGEGIEKREENFAEEVMSQVKK; via the coding sequence ATGGCACAAGTAACAGCTAAATTAGTTAAAGAATTACGCGATATGACAGGTGTTGGCATGATGGATGCTAAAAAAGCTCTAGTGGCTGTTGATGGAGACATCGATGCAGCAGTAGATCACTTAAGAGAAACTGGATTAGCAAAAGCTGCTAAAAAAGCAGACCGTATTGCTGCAGAAGGACTAGCAGGAGTTTTCGTTGACGGAAACGTTGCTGCTATCACTGAAATCAATTCAGAAACAGATTTTGTTTCTAAAAATGAACAATTCCAAAAATTAGTAAAAGATGTAACAGAAGCTATTGCTGAAGGCAACCCGGAAACTCTTGAAGATGCTCAAGCATTAAAAGCCGGCGACGGTACTGTTGAATCTGAAGTTCTTTCAGCAACAACGAAAATCGGAGAAAAGATTGGCCTACGTCGTTTTGCAAGAATTGAAAAAACAGATGCTGATGCTTTTGGAGCTTATTCTCATATGGGTGGGCGTATCGCTGTCTTGACTATTCTTGAAGGAACAACTGACGAAGACGTTGCACGTGATGTTGCTATGCATATCGCTGCAATCAATCCTAAATATGTGTCACGTGATCAAGTTTCTCAAGAAGAAATTGACCATGAAACAAAAGTATTAACAGAACAAGCTTTAAATGAAGGTAAACCAGCTAATATCGTTGAAAAAATGATTGTTGGTCGTTTGAATAAATACTTGGCTGAAATCAGCTTACTTGACCAACCATTTGTTAAAGACCCAGACATGTCTGTTGGTAAATACGTTGCTTCTAAAGGAGCTTCAGTGAAAGCATTTGTCCGTTTTGAAGTAGGAGAAGGTATTGAAAAACGTGAAGAAAACTTTGCTGAAGAAGTAATGAGTCAAGTTAAAAAATAA